CCCGCGTTGGCGCATCGGACAACCTGGCCCAGGGCCAGTCCACTTTCATGGTGGAAATGACCGAGACGGCGCGCATCCTGCGCCAGGCCGGCAAACGAAGCCTCATCATCCTTGACGAGATCGGCCGCGGCACCTCCACGTTCGACGGCCTCGCCCTGGCCTGGTCCGTGGTGGAAGAGCTCGCCGCCCGTGGCGGCGACGGCATGCGCACACTCTTCGCCACCCATTATCACGAGCTCACCAGCCTGGAAGGCGCCATACCGGGAGTTCGCAACCTGAACATCGCGGTCAAGGAATGGGGCGGGGACATTGTGTTTCTGCGACGGCTCGTGCCCGGACCGTCGGACCGCAGCTACGGCATCGAGGTGGCCAAGCTGGCCGGCGTGCCGCCGCGCGTGGTGCAGCGCGCCAAGGCCATTCTGGCGGATCTGGAGGAACGGGCAAAGCGCGGCGAGTCCCACCGTGGAGCCTTCATCAAGATTGAAACCAGCCCCACCACTCTGCCCGGCCTGGACCGGCCCGAGCACAGGAACGAAATTCCGGCAGAACCGCCTGCGTTCACGGACGTTGCCCCGGAGCGCGCCGAAATCTTTGTGCAAATCGCGGAGACCCTCACAGATGCGGATCTCGATTCGCTGTCTCCCATTGAAGCACTCAACATGCTACACACATTGAAGAAAAAACTGAACAGCAACTAATTGGCCTCTGCGCAACGCGATAGATTGTTCATGCTTTCAATATGGGTTGATCTGCAACAATATATTGGACATATTTTCGAGCCCCGAGGTAGGGCTTGTAGTGCGAGCAAAGCCCTGGGCGCCGCATAAGACGACCACCGGAGGGCGACACGAACAAACATAGCAAGGAGCTGAATATATGCACTTCTTCGAACATCGAGACGGCGAGCTCTATGCCGAGAACCTGCGCGTGACCGACCTTGTCGAAGAATTCGGGTCTCCATTATACATCTACTCGGCCAAAACGTTCCGCCGCCATTTCGAGGCCTTCGATTCCGCCTTCTCCGGTCTCGACCACCTGACCTGCTACTCGGTAAAAGCCAACTCCAACCTCTGCATCCTCAAGCTTCTGGCCGACATGGGCGCAGGCATGGACATCGTCTCCGGCGGAGAGCTGCATCGCGCCCTGGCCGCAGGCGTCGATCCGTCCAAGATCGTGTACTCCGGAGTGGGTAAACGGGCTTACGAGATCGAGCAGGCCCTGGCCGCGGATATCCTCATGTTCAACGTGGAATCCCTGGCCGAGCTGGAGAAGATCGACGAGATAGCCGGCCTCGTGGGCAAGACGGCGCGCATCAGCCTGCGCATCAACCCGGACGTGGACCCAAAAACCCACCCTTACATCGCCACCGGTCTGAAGAAGGCGAAATTCGGTCTGGATATCGAATCCTCCCTCGAAGGATACAAAAAAGCCAAGGAGCTGAAGCACATCGATCCCGTGGGCATCGACTGCCACATCGGCTCGCAGCTCACCTCCATCGATCCGTTCCTCGAAGCCCTGGATAAAATCATGGCCTTCCGCGACAAGCTCACGGCCATGGGGCTGGATATCAGGTATCTGGACTTGGGCGGGGGCCTCGGCATCACATACGACGAGGAAGAGCCGCCACACCCCTCTGCCTTCGGCGAGGCGCTCACCCAGGTCCTGGCCGACCAGTCCCTGAAGGTCATTTTGGAGCCGGGCCGCGTCATCGCGGGCAACGCCGGCATCATGGTGACCGAGGTTCTCTACACCAAGGGCGGCGAAACCAAGGAATTCGTCATCGTGGACGGCGCCATGAACGACCTGGTGCGCCCTTCGCTCTACGACTCTTTCCACCGCATCGGCGAGGTCACGCCCAAGGGGAGGCCCGAACGGGTGGTGGATGTCGTCGGCCCAATCTGCGAATCCGGCGATTTCCTGGCCCGGGGACGCACACTGCCTGGCGTGGGATCCGGCGAGCTCCTGGCCGTGTACTCGGCAGGCGCTTACGGTTTCACCATGAGCTCCAACTACAACTCGCGGCCCCGAGCGGCCGAGGTCATCGTGGACGGGGACCAGGCCCATCTGGCCCGCCGCCGGGAAACCTATGAGGATCTGATCGCCTGCGAAAAAGGTTGCCTGGATTCGATGTAGTAGCCGGCTATCGGCCCGCATACACGATCAAGCAAAAAGCCCTGGATGGGAGTCCGGGGCTTTTTCGTGCGCGATTGAAGCAGTATGATTGCCTACAGTTTGGTGGGAAATTCCTATTCTTGTCAAAGCTGCATTTCCTGATACGATATTTGCCCCTGTTCCTGAAACACTCAACAACCGGAGGTTTCTTTCCATGTATGCAGTGGCCATCAACGGCAGCCCGCGCAAAAACGGCAACACGCAGACGCTGCTCGAAAAGGTGCTGACTCCGCTACAGGAGGCTGGCTGGGAAACCGAGCTTGTCCAGGTGGGCGGCCGTAATGTGCGCGGCTGCATTGCCTGCTACAAGTGCTTCGAGAACAAGGACCAGCGTTGCGCCGTGAACAACGACGAGTTCAACGATGTTCAGGAGAAGATCGTTCGCGCCGACGCCATAATCATGGGCTCGCCCACCTACTTTGCCGACGTCAGCGCAGAGTGCAAGGCCGTGCTCGATCGTTGCGGTCTCGTCTCCATCGCAAACGGCGGCCTTCTGCGCGGCAAGATCGGCGCCGGCGTGGTGGCTGTCCGCCGCGGCGGCGCGACGCACGTGCTGGACTCCATCAACCACATGTACCTCATGTCCGAGATGATCGTGCCCGGCTCAACCTACTGGAACATGGGCTACGGCATGAACAAGGGCGAAGTTGCCGGCGACGAGGAAGGCATGCACAACATGGAGCATCTGGGCAAGGTCATCGACTGGCTGGCCAAGGCCACGGCGCCACATCGCGACTCCTATCCCATCGGCCGCGGCGAGGTATAAGAACCAGACAGACTTCATCCACCAGATGAAGAAAAGGCCCGGGCAACTCATTGACCGGGCCTTTTTCGATGCAGAGACATCCTGAAGCTATTGCGGTGCGCCCACCTTCAGACTCACCACATCCACGGTCTGGTGGTTGTCCACCTTGAATCCGACCATGGTTCCGGCCGGCTTTACGTACGGCGTGGAGTCCACGAGTCTGCCGTTCACCCAGAACTCCAGCGTATCGCCCTGGCGTCGGATATGGATGGTATTGACCGCCCCCAGGCCGGGTGCGATGGACCCGTTCGGCGTCCAGTCGATGACCGTGGTGATCTGTCCTTCATTTTCCTGACGGTAGCTGTACAGGCCGTTCCCGCTGATGCGGAAGCTGTGGTAGGCCGTGCCCTGGTTGGTGACGCCCCAAATGAGGCCGTAGCCGTAGTCCAGCACGCCATCTATTTTATGGAAAATCGCTTCGATTGCGAAATCACTTTCAGGATCGAACTCGGCTTTGTTCCAGGCGATCCAGCCTTGGGCGTCGTCCTTGTGCGCAATGTGGTAGTGCCCGTCCTGCACCGCGATGTCCACCTTGGACGACTCAGTCTCGTACCAGCCGTTTTCATTGTTCGCGAATGTCTCCTCGTACATGACATCCATGGCCGGGGCATCCTCTTGTGCAGATTCTGAAGAAATAAGAGCAAGTTGTTCGTCAACATGAGATTCCGGTGCAAGGGTTACGGTCACCGTGTTTTCGGTACCCGCTTCCACCGTATAATCCTGTGCCTGGGTGACGTAACCGGGGTGGGAAATCTCCAGGGCGTACATTCCTGGCTCCAGCTCCATGCCATCCACATAGGGCGGCTTGATATTCAGAATGCGCACCGTGGCCCCTTCGGGGTCGGTATTCACTGTAAGCGTGCCAACGGTCGCATTGGCGCCAGGCTCTTGCTCTGCCTCGGCCGAGGATTCCGGCGAGGATTCAGCCGGCGTTTCCCGCGTCGATTCGTCTGGGGTTTCGGTCGAAACCTCAGGCGCAGTCACGGGTTCCGGAGCAGCGGATTCCAGCGTGTAGGAAAACCGGTTTTCCTCTCCGCCTTTCAGAGTCACGGTCTCGCTGATGGTCTTGTAACCGGGTTTGGAAATATTGAGCCTGTACTCACCCTCTTGCAGTGAGATGCCTTCTTCGTATGCAGGCCGGATGTTCATGATGCGCACCTGGGCGTCGGCCGGTTCGGTTTCCACAATCAGCGTGCCTTCAGGAGGCGCCTCGGCAAGCGTGAAGGTAAAACGGTTCTCCGTGCCGGCCGCCACCGTAACGTCTTTGCGCTCCGTGACGTATCCTTCCTTGGACACCTCGATATCATAGACACCGGGTTCGAGCGCCATACCTTCTTCATATGGCGGTGAAATATTCATGATGCGCACCAGCGCGTCCGAGGGCGTGGTCTCTATGACGATGGTGCCGTTCTGTTGCGCGATGGCAGGCAGAACGACGAACAGGGAACAGGCGTAAAGGGAAAAGCAGAAGAATATAGTTCGCATGGAATCTCCTTGGAAAGATACGGGCCGGTGCTAAATCGGCATGTTGCAACCGTCGCTCCGTGATACCGTGTTGCACAACGGAGTCAACTACCTTTCCGAACTTTAAGGGAAGCACAACGGATTGCGAAACAGCGGTGAGCGGTCCTGCAGCAAGAAAACAGAAGCGGCCACACCCGGGATGGGCATGGCCGCTTTATATAAAAATGGTGCCGAAGGGGAGACTCGAACTCCCACGGACAGGTGTCCACTACCCCCTCAAGATAGCGTGTCTACCAGTTCCACCACTTCGGCACGGTACTCTCTCTACTGGGTGGCGTTCTCTCCGTTCGTGGAGGTTTCCGCCGGGGCGGCTTCGGGAGCTGTCGGCTCTTCGAAGAAGTCGCCCTGTTGTTCATCCGTTTCAGAGGCCTGCTCGGCAGCAGGCGTCTCCGTCTCGTCCTGAACTGTGTCTTCTTCCTGCCCGTTGGTTGCATTGGCGCCCATTTCCTCGAAGGAGAGGGGCTGGCTTTGCGGAGCCTCGTCCATCACGCTCTTCTCGACCGTGGTCGGGCTCGTGATGATATTGTAACCAAGCGAGGTCATCAGGAAGATCGCAGCCACGGCAGCCGTAACCTTGGCGAGAAGTCCGCCTGCTCCGGAGGAACCGAACAGGGAGCTCGACCCTCCGCCGAAGATGACGCCCATTCCTTCCTTTCCGGACTGGAGGAGCACCACCGCGACGAGCACGAGGCAGGCGACGATATGTAAAGCCAAGATCAGTGTCTGCACAGAATCCCTTCCAAAAGTCTTTAATTCGCTCTCGGCGAAAGACCAGTTTTACTAGACCAAACCTCTCAAGGCGTCCAGTGTTTTTTTCAACTTTTTTTAGCCGAGAACGATCTGGCTAAAACTATCTGCCTGCAAGGAGGCGCCTCCTACCAGGACACCTTCGACATTGTCAAGGGAAATGATCTCGCCGATATTTCCCGGCTTCACGCTGCCGCCGTACAGAATGCGGATGGCGGCGCCGGTATTCGGCAGAATATCCTGCAGAATTTCACGAACCAGGCCGTGTGCTTCGGAGATTTCCGGCGGTCCTGCGGTCTTGCCCGTGCCGATGGCCCACACGGGTTCATAAGCAACGGAAAGGACCTCCTGGTTCACGCCGTTCTCCAACTCGCCCAGGCCGGATTTCAACTGCCGCGCGAGCACCTCGGCAAGTTTGCCGGATTCGCGTTGCTCCAGGGTCTCGCCGATGCAGAGCACCGTATGCAAACCCGACTGCACGGCAAAGGCTGTCTTCTTTCCTACGAACTCATCAGATTCGCCCAGAATATGCCGACGCTCGGAATGGCCGGTGAGCACGCTGCGGCAACCGAGGTCCAGGAGCATGCGTGGGGATATCTCGCCGGTAAAGGCGCCTTCGTCCGCAGGGTAGCAGTTTTGTCCGCCTACTATGAAGTTCTCGTTGCCCGCAAAGGCCTCCACCACACTGGCGATAGCGGTGAACGGCGGGAAGACCATGACCTCGCGGTCTCCGGGCAAATCCGCTGCGACGGCCTGCACGAGGCTTCGGGCCGTCTGTTCTGCGCCTGCCGAGGTCTTGTACATCTTCCAGTTGGCGGCCATGAGCTTTTTCATTCGATGTCGTCTCCTTGGTCCATGTCGCGTTTCGCGGGGTCAATTTCCGCATATCCCGCATCCATATCGAGCCGCATCAGCAGGGCGTCCTCGCCCGTGTCCGGATAATATCCGGAACGTACGCCGACGGTCTCGAAACCCGCGCTCCTGTAAAGCGCATGAGCCGCGACGTTGTTTTTACGCACTTCCAGAAACGTCCTTTGTATGCCCATTTTGGCGGCTATTTGCAAGACAAGCCGCAGAAGCCTCGTGCCATACCCCTGCCTGCGAACGGAGTCTGCCACAGCGATGTTGAGGATTTCCATCTCCGGCGGGAGTATGTATACGGTAGCATACGCGACAAGGTGTTCCCTGAGGCCGCCAACGCCGGGTATAATTTGGTCCCCAGGGACGAACAAACCAAAAACGTGGCAGATGCGCTGCTCGAATGCGAGAGCGTACTGCCGCTCGTCCCACGGACAGGAAAAGCACGACCGTTCCAATTCCAGGAGATCTGGCAGGTCATGCGCGTCCAGTCTGCGGAAAGTGGCTTCTGCGGCTGTCATTCTGTTCAAGCCTGCATCAATCAAATATGCCTGATACCAAAAAAACACACAGGGCCGGCGCTCACATCGGACCTTCCCACGGCACCCTGGAAGCCCTCTTCGAGCACTCGGCAACCGACAACCGGGTCGAGCTCGTGGAGGTGGTCGATGAGACGGACACGCCCTTCGCCGTCATGCCGCTGACAAGCGCCATCGAGCAATCCCTCTTCCGCCGCGCCGTGCTCGTGCTGGTTTACGACCGCCAGGGCCGGCTTTATCTGCAACGCCGCAGCCGGAGCAAATCCCTGTATCCGGGCCGGCTGGACCTTTCCGCCACAGGCCATGTCCGCGCCGGCGAATCCCGCGAAGATGCTGCGGCCCGGGAGTTGCTGGAAGAGCTGGGCCTGAGCGGAAGGCGGCTCACCCTTCTGGCCTCCGTGGAAGCAACCCATCACACAAGCTACGCCTTCGTCAGCCTTTTCTCCGCAGGCAAGGTGAATGAGGAGCCACAGCCTTCTTCCGATGAGACCGAGGGCGGCTTTTTCGTGGATGCCGAGGAACTCGCCGCACTTGTCCAGGAATTTCGGGAGCAGCTCACCCCCGGCATGGTCTACTTTTGGGAGCGCGGCATGTTGTTCCCGAAACCCTGACGCCCTCACACGAGCAATTCACGCATGGTTTCGTGCAGGGGGCCGTTGGTGGCCAGCACCGAGGACGAGAACAGCGAGAACGGCGCGTTCGGATCGAACTCGCTCACCCGGCCGCCGGCCTCTTCCACCAGCAACCAGCCGGCCGCAAGATCCCACGGTTTAAGGTTTATCTCATAATAGGCGTCGTAATTGCCGCAGGACAGATAAGCGAGATCCAACGCTGCCGAGCCATAACGCCGCACGCCGCGGCTTCTTGCCAGAACTTTTTCCAGCCACACCGCGATGCGCCCGGCCTGTTGGTCCGCATCGTAAGGAAATCCGGTAGCAACCAGCCCATCCTGCAGCGAATCCGTGTCCGTCACATGGATACGCTCGCCATTGCGAAAAGCGCCCTGCCCCCGCACGGCAATGAACATTTCTTCAAGTATCGGATTAAATATTGCGCCAACTCCGACTTCTTCGCCGGTCCACAGCGCCACGGAGGTGGCTACGAACGGCAGTTTGTGTGCGTAGTTGGTGGTGCCGTCCAGAGGATCAACCACCCACGTCAGCCCGTCCACATCCAGGGACTCCGCGCTCTCTTCGCCCAGAAAGTCCGCTTCGGGCAGGATGCGAGAAAGGCTCTCCTGCAACGCTTTTTCCACGGCTATGTCTGTCTGGGTGACAAGGTCGATGCGGCCCTTGTGCTGAATGCGCCGGGGTTCGTTCCACTGTGTGCGGATTATTCCGCCGGCTTCGCGCACGGCGGTTTCCAGTTGCAAAGCGATGTGCGAAAGATCGATGTTCACGTTATAACTCCGGGATTCCGGGCGGCGAGGCGAGGAAGGGAGAAGCAAGGCAGGTGTTCTATGTGTGCGACAGCGAATGCCCTTTTCAGTTGATATAGACCATGTCGAAAGAGCCTCTCTCCTCGATGGTCCGGCCTGTGCCGCGCACTACCGTAGTCAGTGGGTCAGAATCCACGATAACCTTGATGCCCGTGTTGCGGGTGATGAGCTGGTCCAGCCCCTTGAGCAGCGCGCCGCCCCCGGCCAGGAGCATGCCGTTCTGGCCCACGTCCACCACAAGTTCGGGCGGAGTCTTTTCCAATGATTTACGCACAGCGCGTACGATGACCTTGACCGGCTCCTTGAGCGCTTCGCGAATCTGAGCGTCTGTCACAACGACGGATTTGGGACCGCCCTGGATGAGGTCTTTGCCGGGCACCGTCATTTTGAGCGGTTCGGGCAAAGTGTACGCGGAGCCCACGCCGATCTTCACCTTCTCGGCCATGTTCTCGCCGATGATCAGCCGGTGCTCGTCCTGAAAAAAGCGCTGGATGGTGAGGTTCATGCCGTCGCCGGCCATGCGCACGGACTCGGAGTACGCCACGGCGGAAAGGGAGATGACAGCGACTTCGGTCGTGCCGCCGCCGATGTCCACCACCATATTGCCAACGGGCTCGTGTATGGGGGTGTCCGCGCCGATGGCCGCGGCCATGGGCTCCTCGATGAGCCGGACGTCGCGGGCGCCGGATTCCAGGGCCGACTCGATGACCGCGCGTTTTTCCACTTGGGTGATTCCCGTGGGCACACAGATGACGATGCGCGGCTTGACGAAACGCAAGCCCCGGATGACCTTGCGAATGAAGAACGAAATCATGGCTTTGGTGACGTCGAAATCGGCAATGACTCCGTCCTTGAGCGGACGCACGGTGGAGACGGTTTCCGGCGCACGGCCCATCAGCTCCTTGGCTTCGGTCCCCACGGCCAGCACCTTGCTGGTGGCCTTTTCAAAGGCAACGACGGAGGGTTCGTTGAGGACGATTCCTTTGCGCGGGGTGTACAGAAGCGTGTTGGCCGTGCCGAGGTCCATGGCCAGGTCTTTGCCGAGAAATCCGAACAAGCGGTTGAATCCCATAGTCGTCACGCGCCTCTAGCCGGAGCCGCTCCGGAGGAATTGTTGTATGAATCCTGCAGATTCCGTGCATATGCCTCGGACTCCTGCAGTTTACTTCTCAGATACAGATTTTCGAGGAACAACGCCAGTTGCTCCGACGCCATCATGCAGAATGTTTTCAGGTCGTCGTCGATGGGCTGAGCCGACGGGCTGGACAGACCAAGCACGCCGCGTACCTGTTTCTGGAATGTCAGCGGCAAAAGCAGCACGCTCTTCATGGGCTGGGTCTTCACCGCCTTGCCGAACAAGGGTGTACAGCTGGAGCCGTCCCCCTCGCCCGTTATGACGGGCTGGCCGTTGCGGAACACGAATCCCACCAGGCCTACGCTCATGTCAAGATGCGTCTCGGCCATCTTGTCGGACATCATCGACACATGCGCGCCTTCGATATAGTACCGGTCCCCATTGGGGTCGCGGGCGGCGAGGAAGGAATGCTCGAACCCGGCGGCGTCGCTCATGAGAGCCAGGAATTTGGACAGGAAATCCGGCCAGCGTTTGATGTTCTTGCGCATGGCGTGGATGAGCTGCAGGCAGTGGTAGTGCTGAAACTGGTTCTGGCTGGCCCGTGCGAGTTCGAACCGTTCGTGGATGTCGAGCAGAAAATCGGCGAACAGGTGGAGGATCTTCTGGTCCTTCTCGCTGAAACAGAACGTCCGTTTGGAATCCAGACAGATGACGCCCTGTCCGCGCTTGAGCGGACAGCCCATGAAGGCCTTGATGGTTGTCTCCACATCCGGCTGGTAATAACCGAGCTTGCCCTTCTTCTTGTCCACGTTATTGATGAGCAACGGCTGCCGGTTGCGCACAATCCAGCCGACGAACCCCTTGCCGGGTTCGGCTACAGAATCCGTGAGCACATGGTCCCCGAGACTGAAATGCGCCGCGATGCGGAACTCTCCCGAATGCTTGTCGTGCATATAGAGCACTACGGAGTACGCATCGAACACGCTGCAGACGATGCTCAGGAGTCGTTCCAGGTAGCTTCGTTCATCCATGAGAGTAAACCGGCCTGAGACCTGTGCGTTTTTGTGAAGCGGCGCCGCCTGTGTATGCCGTGGTGAGAGGCAGGCACTTTGTCATGAAGCCTAGTAGACGACTCGAATAATTGTCAACAGATTGATATTGTTGGCTTTGCATCCAAACTGCGCGGCTTTGCTCATTATAAGTCATAATACTTGCTAACGATCTGGATTTTCTCTAAAAAAAATTTAGCACAATCACGGGCTTTGGGAAAGTGAAAAAATGCCGTCCTGGCGAATGACGCTGCTCTGTCCGCCGGCTTGAGTAATCCGCCATGAATGTATATCAATTAGGGTTCAGGCGGTGTCCGCCTCCAGGGGATAATCAATGCTGAAGACATGGAAACACGCATTCAAGGATTCAAAATGGTCGCTCGCCGACGAATCCGACAGGTACGCCCTGCATCCCCCTATCCGTACTCTGCCCGAGCTTAAATCGTATCTCGATATCGTCCATGCAAAAATCTGCCTGTTGAAACCGTTCTTTGAAGAATCCGACTATCCGCTCGTGGAAGCGCGAGAGCTTCTTCCATCATTTGAAACAGACCCCTTCGAGTACGAGAACCTTCCCGGCTTCAGCATGGTCGCCTTCGAACGTCCCCTGGAGTATTTTGAAGAAATCTTTCAGTTCGACATCCTCCATTCCCTGCTCGACCAGAGCGATACAGCTCTGGGCGTAGCTTGTCCGCTGGAGACCACTGTTCTCCGAAACAACATCCAGACGCTCCAGAATCGTCTGCCCAAACGCTATCAGGACGCGCTCACGGAGAAATTCTCCAACCGCGACGTCACGGACCTCGACCACTATCACGAACTGCTGCCGTTTCTGCTGCAGATGGACCGCGCCCACGTGCTGGCCCGGGACATGTATCAGAACTTCATCCTCTCCGGCGTATATGGTTCCTTTCCGTCAGATCTGGACACGGAGATCAAGCGGTTCGGGCTTCGCATCGGCAAGTTTACCGTAGGCGACAGTCTTCGGTACGAGCTCAATCGCATCTTCGTCTACCAGTTTCTTATGGAACTGTACGGCTTCCCCATCGTCTCCGAGCGCCGGACATCCGCGGCGCTGTTCGCACGCAAGCTCCACAAGCTTGGCGAACGATTCCTGGTGCGCGTGCTCGGCCAGTCCGACCGCACGGTCACCACATTGTACTCAGAAGATGGAGAAAAGCACTACCCCCGTCTGGAAAAACTTGCTCTGGTGCGCGTGGAAAAGGAGCAAAAGGACGTCATCCGCCTGCTTGAGGACGGCGGATATTTCATCGATCCCAAACGTCTCGTGGTGCTTGTGCGCGTGCGCTACAAGCAGCACAAGTTCAATCCTCATAACGTGCGTCAGGACCGAGCCCTGTCCGTGGAAAACCAGGAGGTGATCCACCCGATCACCGGCCGGGCCTACACCGGTCTGAACATCATCAAGGACGCCACCAACATGTTCCTGCGGCTCAACGACATCGTGCGTGGGGAGTATGTGGGCAGAATCGTGTTCAAGCGCAACGAGATAGTCGAAAACACGGACACGGACGAAAAACGTCTCAAGTTCCTCTACGCCTGGCTTTCCAAGCACCAACGGCGTATAATAAGCTACTCCGACGAGTTCTACGCAAAGGTCGTGCAGGTGCTGGACCACTATCTGCTCAACCCGGAAAACTACGACGTGTTCCAGGACTCTTACGAGTTGTATCACGAGGTCTGGGCCAAATACTCCTACATTCAGCAGGCGCGCAAGGTCCGGCATCTCGAAGAAATCTCCGACGGCTTGGACCGCAAGGGCAAACGGATTTCGCATCGCGACAGGCTCAAGGAATCCTGCGAGTTGCTGCACGAGCTCAAGTTCGAGATCGTCAACTACTTCGAGGATCTGGTCCAGAGCGTCATTGGCATTTGCGAGACCATGCTCTCGGACCGTTATCTTGTTAAAACATACGTGGAGAAGAAGGACGAGGAACTGACCGATTACGGCAGGAGCGTGAAACGCTACTACGGCAAGCTCGTGGCCTTGCTGGACGAGTTCAAGTCCATCCGCAAGTCCCGCGCCGAGCTCCTCCCCTCGCTCTTGGAAACCGGCTAAGGAGCCAACGTGACCGACCTGAAAAAGACCCCCCTGTACGACTGGCACGCAGCCCGCAAAGCAAAGATTGCACCGTTCGCCGGGTGGGAAATGCCCATCCAGTACACCTCGATCATCGCCGAGCATGAACAGACACGCACCAGGGCCGGCCTGTTCGACATCTGCCATATGGGCGAGTTCCTTGTTTCCGGACGCGACGCCAGTGCGGCGCTTTCACGCGTCGTCACCCAGAATCTCGCCACGCTTGCGCCAGGGCGCTGCCGGTACGGCTTCGTGCTCAACGAGCGTGGCGGCGTGCTCGATGACTGCATCGTCTACTGCCTGGACGAAACCCAGTATATGAT
This genomic window from Oceanidesulfovibrio indonesiensis contains:
- the lysA gene encoding diaminopimelate decarboxylase, which produces MHFFEHRDGELYAENLRVTDLVEEFGSPLYIYSAKTFRRHFEAFDSAFSGLDHLTCYSVKANSNLCILKLLADMGAGMDIVSGGELHRALAAGVDPSKIVYSGVGKRAYEIEQALAADILMFNVESLAELEKIDEIAGLVGKTARISLRINPDVDPKTHPYIATGLKKAKFGLDIESSLEGYKKAKELKHIDPVGIDCHIGSQLTSIDPFLEALDKIMAFRDKLTAMGLDIRYLDLGGGLGITYDEEEPPHPSAFGEALTQVLADQSLKVILEPGRVIAGNAGIMVTEVLYTKGGETKEFVIVDGAMNDLVRPSLYDSFHRIGEVTPKGRPERVVDVVGPICESGDFLARGRTLPGVGSGELLAVYSAGAYGFTMSSNYNSRPRAAEVIVDGDQAHLARRRETYEDLIACEKGCLDSM
- a CDS encoding flavodoxin family protein, which produces MYAVAINGSPRKNGNTQTLLEKVLTPLQEAGWETELVQVGGRNVRGCIACYKCFENKDQRCAVNNDEFNDVQEKIVRADAIIMGSPTYFADVSAECKAVLDRCGLVSIANGGLLRGKIGAGVVAVRRGGATHVLDSINHMYLMSEMIVPGSTYWNMGYGMNKGEVAGDEEGMHNMEHLGKVIDWLAKATAPHRDSYPIGRGEV
- a CDS encoding PEGA domain-containing protein — encoded protein: MRTIFFCFSLYACSLFVVLPAIAQQNGTIVIETTPSDALVRIMNISPPYEEGMALEPGVYDIEVSKEGYVTERKDVTVAAGTENRFTFTLAEAPPEGTLIVETEPADAQVRIMNIRPAYEEGISLQEGEYRLNISKPGYKTISETVTLKGGEENRFSYTLESAAPEPVTAPEVSTETPDESTRETPAESSPESSAEAEQEPGANATVGTLTVNTDPEGATVRILNIKPPYVDGMELEPGMYALEISHPGYVTQAQDYTVEAGTENTVTVTLAPESHVDEQLALISSESAQEDAPAMDVMYEETFANNENGWYETESSKVDIAVQDGHYHIAHKDDAQGWIAWNKAEFDPESDFAIEAIFHKIDGVLDYGYGLIWGVTNQGTAYHSFRISGNGLYSYRQENEGQITTVIDWTPNGSIAPGLGAVNTIHIRRQGDTLEFWVNGRLVDSTPYVKPAGTMVGFKVDNHQTVDVVSLKVGAPQ
- the secG gene encoding preprotein translocase subunit SecG codes for the protein MALHIVACLVLVAVVLLQSGKEGMGVIFGGGSSSLFGSSGAGGLLAKVTAAVAAIFLMTSLGYNIITSPTTVEKSVMDEAPQSQPLSFEEMGANATNGQEEDTVQDETETPAAEQASETDEQQGDFFEEPTAPEAAPAETSTNGENATQ
- the tpiA gene encoding triose-phosphate isomerase; the protein is MKKLMAANWKMYKTSAGAEQTARSLVQAVAADLPGDREVMVFPPFTAIASVVEAFAGNENFIVGGQNCYPADEGAFTGEISPRMLLDLGCRSVLTGHSERRHILGESDEFVGKKTAFAVQSGLHTVLCIGETLEQRESGKLAEVLARQLKSGLGELENGVNQEVLSVAYEPVWAIGTGKTAGPPEISEAHGLVREILQDILPNTGAAIRILYGGSVKPGNIGEIISLDNVEGVLVGGASLQADSFSQIVLG
- the rimI gene encoding ribosomal protein S18-alanine N-acetyltransferase, with product MTAAEATFRRLDAHDLPDLLELERSCFSCPWDERQYALAFEQRICHVFGLFVPGDQIIPGVGGLREHLVAYATVYILPPEMEILNIAVADSVRRQGYGTRLLRLVLQIAAKMGIQRTFLEVRKNNVAAHALYRSAGFETVGVRSGYYPDTGEDALLMRLDMDAGYAEIDPAKRDMDQGDDIE
- a CDS encoding NUDIX hydrolase; this translates as MPDTKKTHRAGAHIGPSHGTLEALFEHSATDNRVELVEVVDETDTPFAVMPLTSAIEQSLFRRAVLVLVYDRQGRLYLQRRSRSKSLYPGRLDLSATGHVRAGESREDAAARELLEELGLSGRRLTLLASVEATHHTSYAFVSLFSAGKVNEEPQPSSDETEGGFFVDAEELAALVQEFREQLTPGMVYFWERGMLFPKP
- a CDS encoding inositol monophosphatase family protein yields the protein MNIDLSHIALQLETAVREAGGIIRTQWNEPRRIQHKGRIDLVTQTDIAVEKALQESLSRILPEADFLGEESAESLDVDGLTWVVDPLDGTTNYAHKLPFVATSVALWTGEEVGVGAIFNPILEEMFIAVRGQGAFRNGERIHVTDTDSLQDGLVATGFPYDADQQAGRIAVWLEKVLARSRGVRRYGSAALDLAYLSCGNYDAYYEINLKPWDLAAGWLLVEEAGGRVSEFDPNAPFSLFSSSVLATNGPLHETMRELLV
- a CDS encoding rod shape-determining protein gives rise to the protein MGFNRLFGFLGKDLAMDLGTANTLLYTPRKGIVLNEPSVVAFEKATSKVLAVGTEAKELMGRAPETVSTVRPLKDGVIADFDVTKAMISFFIRKVIRGLRFVKPRIVICVPTGITQVEKRAVIESALESGARDVRLIEEPMAAAIGADTPIHEPVGNMVVDIGGGTTEVAVISLSAVAYSESVRMAGDGMNLTIQRFFQDEHRLIIGENMAEKVKIGVGSAYTLPEPLKMTVPGKDLIQGGPKSVVVTDAQIREALKEPVKVIVRAVRKSLEKTPPELVVDVGQNGMLLAGGGALLKGLDQLITRNTGIKVIVDSDPLTTVVRGTGRTIEERGSFDMVYIN
- a CDS encoding GAF domain-containing protein, with amino-acid sequence MDERSYLERLLSIVCSVFDAYSVVLYMHDKHSGEFRIAAHFSLGDHVLTDSVAEPGKGFVGWIVRNRQPLLINNVDKKKGKLGYYQPDVETTIKAFMGCPLKRGQGVICLDSKRTFCFSEKDQKILHLFADFLLDIHERFELARASQNQFQHYHCLQLIHAMRKNIKRWPDFLSKFLALMSDAAGFEHSFLAARDPNGDRYYIEGAHVSMMSDKMAETHLDMSVGLVGFVFRNGQPVITGEGDGSSCTPLFGKAVKTQPMKSVLLLPLTFQKQVRGVLGLSSPSAQPIDDDLKTFCMMASEQLALFLENLYLRSKLQESEAYARNLQDSYNNSSGAAPARGA